Proteins encoded within one genomic window of Vidua macroura isolate BioBank_ID:100142 chromosome 2, ASM2450914v1, whole genome shotgun sequence:
- the LOC128804044 gene encoding galactosylgalactosylxylosylprotein 3-beta-glucuronosyltransferase 1-like, which produces MLRRRNLLTTLLIALPWALLLTLWHQYPTTHYLSLLRKETDENVTSKALLNGTSALREEVFPSCTRQQQSIGAASKIIQNYVYSRPPPWSDTLPTIFVITPTYTRPVQKAELTRLANTFLHVQNLHWVVVEDSPRRTNLVSNLLEKAGLNFTHLNVETPKSLKLGLSWIPSHTPRGTLQRNLGLHWLRDSFSNTAPPEGVVYFADDDNTYSLELFEEMRYTRRVSVWPVAFVGGLRYESPKVSPAGKVVGWKTVFDPNRPFAIDMAGFAISIKLILEKPHASFKLEGVKGGYQETSLLKDLVTMDGLEPKAANCTKVLVWHTRTERPTLVNEGKRGFTDPRVEV; this is translated from the exons ATGCTGAGGAGACGTAACCTTCTTACCACGCTCCTGATTGCCTTGCCATGGGCTCTTCTCCTAACCTTGTGGCACCAGTACCCAACCACCCACTACCTCAGCCTGCTGAGAA AAGAGACAGACGAGAACGTGACCTCTAAAGCTCTCCTTAATGGTACATCTGCACTGAGAGAAGAAGTCTTCCCATCATGCACTCGGCAGCAGCAAAGCATAGGGGCAGCGTCTAAAATCATCCAGAATTATGTGTACTCCAGGCCTCCCCCATGGTCAGACACCCTGCCAACCATCTTTGTTATCACCCCTACCTACACCCGGCCAGTGCAAAAAGCTGAGCTGACCCGTCTGGCCAACACCTTCCTCCACGTGCAGAACCTGCACTGGGTGGTGGTGGAGGACTCTCCGCGGAGGACAAACCTTGTATCCAACCTGCTGGAGAAGGCTGGGCTCAACTTCACCCATCTCAATGTGGAGACACCCAAGAGCCTGAAGCTGGGTCTGTCTtggatcccatcccacacccCGAGAGGGACACTACAGAGGAAcctggggctgcactggctgAGGGACAGCTTCAGCAACACCGCACCACCAGAAGGCGTAGTCTATTTTGCTGACGATGATAACACCTACAGCCTGGAGCTTTTTGAGGAG ATGCGCTACACGAGGCGGGTCTCGGTCTGGCCAGTGGCTTTCGTAGGGGGGCTGCGATATGAATCCCCAAAAGTGAGCCCAGCAGGGAAGGTGGTGGGCTGGAAAACCGTCTTTGACCCTAATCGTCCCTTTGCTATTGACATGGCTGGATTTGCTATCAGTATCAAGTTGATTCTGGAGAAGCCTCACGCCAGTTTCAAGCTGGAGGGAGTTAAAGGAGGGTACCAGGAAACAAGTCTGCTGAAGGATTTAGTGACTATGGATGGGCTGGAGCCCAAAGCAGCTAACTGCACAAAG GTGTTGGTCTGGCACACAAGAACTGAGAGGCCCACTCTCGTTAATGAAGGCAAGCGTGGGTTTACAGACCCCAGAGTAGAAGTGTAA